In Setaria italica strain Yugu1 chromosome IX, Setaria_italica_v2.0, whole genome shotgun sequence, the genomic stretch TGGTGCCCGCTTGCTGCAAAGCGTGATGGACTTGCCATAGAGAATGTTGCCGGACTCCTTGGAGTGTGGCCCTGTAACATCAGATGTGGTTCTTTAGCTGAAGAGAAAATTTTGTTTGTCTAATTTTGTCGTACTCCAATACTGTCCAAATATAGTACCTCTACCAGTACCATTCAATTTTGATCCCCAAACCAGTTCTTGGTGGTTTTCAAGTGAAATGGCGGTGGTTTTTCCTCCAAgttggttttttttttacacCTATGCAGCTATGCTATGAAGTGGCCTGGGATGGAGTATCACTCTCTCTTCTCTGGCCtatatagcaaaaaaaaaacttggaaaAACCTGCTGCCATGTCACCTGAACCACTGAAAATGGCTTCAGGGCTCAAAATCAAATGGTATTAATGGTTGAGGTGCTAGATTTAGATGGCGTTGGAGTTGAGACTCAAACTTAGACAAATAGAAGAGTTGAGGTGCCAAGATAGGCTTATTCCAAAAAGTAATAGCGGGTGGCATCAAAGCAATCATTAATTCATTATATTCTGAACTTAGAAGTCGGAAATGGTAGATAAGCATGTCGAGCAGCATTTACAGAATGATCTTTATTTACTGTTAAGTTATCTTCTGATTTTGAAGTCTCACTCTTGCAGTTTGCTACAATCTACATTCTACGCACTTAGTGCCAAAAGCACGTGACATGGACAAAAGTAGATATGGATTTGCAACAAGACTATTTAATGACCATTCGAACAGCTTACCTGTAGAGAACCAAAAGGCGACCTAACAAATGAGGCTGTTGAAGGAGAGATGCTGTGGAAGTGATGCAAGGGTCGCCCAGGAGTGCCCTGGTTGGAACCAGCATCTGAATCGCCAGCAACATCACCGAAATTGACATCAACAGTCATTCTGGGGCCCAGCCTGGAAATAGAACTTCCATCCGTTGCGTTTTCTGATGGCTGAGGCATAGCAACGCGCAACGAGGCCTGCATGCTACGCCTTCGGATTTCCTCTTCAGCATTTAAAACCTGTTCAAACAGATAAAACAATGACATTCCATACTGACCACCAAGTTCAGTCAGAAAAGAGCAGCTAACCACCACTATGGCACTATTGTGTATCCATATATTATTTCATTCATTCAAACTAATGGACTAAGCGACAAGTATAGCATTTATCTAGAGATAGGAGATAGATATCAAGACTATAGCAAATGACATCTAAAGATCCCGAGAACCTTCTTATCCACAGACTAATCCAATTCAACGACCTTTTGTGAAGTTAATTGCAACTGTCCAATGTGAAGCATCTGGACGCACTGCCAATATGGCATGTGCAACAGAATGTTTAGGAATTGACAAAAGTGTTAAACTATTAAAAACATATTCGATAAATAATGATGAACGAGAATGAGTTTCGTATTTTTCAATGAGTAGGCATGCAACTCCCATTAGTTTCCAGTTTTCCCATCATTAAAAGCAAAGCTTCGGAACAACACAGCAACAACAATGTCTCGAGCAACACGAACTGAGCTTAATACTTCAACCTGTGTCAACTGAAATATGAGCTTGGATTGTTATTATTCATCGACACCATATTCAGGTGGGTATATCCACTTAACTGTTTTCCTGGATTGGAAAATTGTTCAATGGGGAAATATAATCCAGATCTACATCTTACAAAATTGGTTATCAGAAATCATAAACTTGTGTACAATCTGAAGGTCACTGGATACATATTCAACCGGCGAACATGCAATACTATAACCACAGACATTGACAAGAAAAAACATGGATAACGCAAATAATACCTGCTTCAGCATCTGCACAAGATCATGCTTTTTCTTATTTAGGATGTCCAGCTTTTCATTCAActctctcttcttttcatcgATTTGATCAGGATAACTCACCTGCAATAGATGTAAAACCATGCTGGTCTCAGTAACAGAGTAAGTCACAGTGGTCGCAACATAACAAACACAAAGCAACGGAGGTCGCATGTGTAGACACCCGTTCATATGCAAGCAATGTGTAAGGCTACTCGGTTATAGTCATACCTTTACATATGTTCCCCCAATACAGATACGCCAAGGATACATATCGGAGGAGCATccgattaaaaaaataaaagaaaaatcagatACTTGGGCCAATACCAAGGCTCGTCAGATACTTCATCTGGATACGGCCCAGTCCACAACAACCCCCCTtatcaccccccccccccccaccccacccccggCTCCCTGTGAGTCTGTGACCTAACCCGCACACCCGCCACCGGTCGCAATGTATGCCACCGGCCCATCCCTCCTGCTTGAACTGATGACCTCCTCCATCTGCCAGCGGCAAATCAGAGGCAAGTCAGCAGCAACTGGTGAGTCCTCTCCCTTATTCTCTTTTCCTGTTTACAATCCTATCCCCCTGTCTCCGAGTTGCTTGACTTCTTCACCATCCCAAATGCGAGCTCAAGCAGCTGCCGACGATAAGCTCGAGCAGGCAGCAGCTGCCAGCGGTGCATGCTGCCCACAAGCTGCACGGTGCACGTTTATCAACACCCACATGCGTGCAACGATCTCCACTACCTGGTGGCAGTTCTTCCCTGTTTCCTCTCCCCTTTAATCCCTTCCTGCCCCTTCTCCCATGTCCAGTAGTCAAATTAACCCTTGATTGATTTTTTTGGGGGCAAGATTGGATGGCAAGAACACGATTACAAGAATGCAAGGAAATTTCCTGCTAGGCAAATGCTTTAAGAAATTTTATATGccttattatttatttattaaaaaatactAAAATGTATCTGTGTATAGGTTTTTTTCAGAAAATGCCATATCCGCCCGATACCAATACACGTGTACATGCTGCATAAGCCTTTACAACGTACCAGAACAAAGTAATCAAGCAAAACACATTCTTCTATGAGAACATTTGTGTTAAGTGGCAATCCAGAACACCATGTATTCTAAGTTTCTAACTTTTGTTTTATGCGAGATGATTAATGTTGAGTAATCTCAGAAGTTTCATCTTCACTGCAAGATGAAAGTTGGCTGTCCAGTGTTGGTCGGTGTGAAGATTATTAAGAATATATATGCTCTGAACTCATATTCCCAAACTGCCTCCTCTGGGACCTCACACTCTCTTTGCCAGCAAGGTACTCTGCAATCTTGGAATGTAACGGGTTGCCTAAATTATGATTGTTGCTAGCAGTTAGCACAATCAAGACAATTGCAGCACAGGGATTATGAGAATCGAGAATTCGGACAACCCTCACCTCCTCCTGGTTAGCGTCAACGCCCTCACTTTCACCTTGCCCTTCTTCAGCATCACCATTGCCATCACCTACAACGACTATCTCCCCGGCATCGTTCATGTCAGCATCCTCCACAGccccctcctcctgctccacctC encodes the following:
- the LOC101768512 gene encoding uncharacterized protein LOC101768512; this translates as MVPFSMYRGNLHIGGRDSIAAAPRRWEPPRPTLTVKRFRRLLRNRSLAIARLAAEQQRRGSPSSAGADGGRGAAEHDGEARGEEEADRLEELVGQQPQQQHQDGEGEQQQQAEEGAGEEEQQQQQQALAEEVEQEEGAVEDADMNDAGEIVVVGDGNGDAEEGQGESEGVDANQEEVSYPDQIDEKKRELNEKLDILNKKKHDLVQMLKQVLNAEEEIRRRSMQASLRVAMPQPSENATDGSSISRLGPRMTVDVNFGDVAGDSDAGSNQGTPGRPLHHFHSISPSTASFVRSPFGSLQGHTPRSPATFSMASPSRFAASGHQGQHPGLHSASLPGGNYVASSPSPAASGGSSSVFRDPRPPSST